Proteins from one Gemmatimonadales bacterium genomic window:
- a CDS encoding protein kinase, whose product MADSGAEAVSTGQPSGDLRGRLQSALGRAYLIERELGGGGMSRVFVATETALNRSVVIKVITPGQAEGMSVERFAREVKLAARLQQANIVPVLAAGDADGLPYYTMPFVRGESLRARMATGEPVPIADAIHILRDIARALAYAHGEGIVHRDIKPENVLISGGAAVVADFGIAKAIDLSRTQDGDPRGDTSITLTQAGSTLGTPAYMAPEQAAGDPDADHRADIYAWGLIAWELLAGRHPFAGKGSLQAMVVAQMTEKPAPLASARPDAPAALCDVVARALEKDPARRPASAGEILAALDQAVSTGSSAASVPKGSRNNSRRVGGILAIAVIAIVAAGVWVLRGHAGAKATTGAGKSLAIIPFASSGNDTANAYLAEGIGDDVTNTLSQIPGLRLAGERSAASYAGKGATTQEIGRALQVSQVLEGTVRRDGDQVRVSVELSNTSDGQVVWRENYQHAANDVRAVQDELARAIAGQLQVTLANTGSAARGTSDPEAYDLYLKGMYLYRRRGPGITAAIADFEQATVRDSMFARAWAALSNALMVSPSYTPTRTGDVLPRGRAAAERAVRLDPTLSDAHLALGYVDAEAFDWPEAEAELKRAIALDPNAAEPRYRLGYTLMNQGRPAEAIPVLQRAVSCDPLYFMTAVYLGWAEAESGRPAEGLEEARRGTQMEPSSVTALSILAFAFVEAGFPDSAAFYSRRILAVSSGPVRIGVAASALARSGNVAEAQALVKRLVAMPEGAWTRWTGLVVAYSGLNDTTAMIDAMEHATAGDGDDFPTYAARLVGTFPKLPRVEAVLRRYNLDPARFEGKRQ is encoded by the coding sequence GTGGCCGATTCCGGCGCGGAGGCGGTGAGTACGGGCCAGCCGTCGGGCGACCTTCGCGGCCGACTCCAGTCGGCGCTCGGCCGTGCGTATCTCATCGAGCGCGAACTCGGCGGCGGCGGGATGTCGCGCGTCTTCGTCGCCACCGAAACGGCGCTCAATCGCAGCGTGGTGATCAAGGTGATCACGCCGGGGCAGGCCGAGGGGATGAGTGTCGAGCGATTCGCGCGCGAGGTGAAGCTCGCGGCGCGCCTGCAGCAGGCGAACATCGTCCCGGTGCTGGCGGCGGGCGACGCCGACGGCCTGCCGTACTACACCATGCCGTTTGTGCGCGGCGAGTCGCTGCGGGCACGGATGGCAACCGGCGAACCGGTGCCGATCGCCGATGCGATCCACATCCTGCGCGACATCGCCCGCGCCCTGGCATATGCGCATGGCGAAGGAATCGTCCATCGCGACATCAAGCCGGAGAATGTGCTGATCTCGGGTGGCGCCGCGGTTGTCGCCGATTTCGGCATCGCCAAGGCGATCGACCTCTCGCGCACGCAGGACGGTGATCCCCGCGGCGACACCAGCATCACGCTGACGCAGGCGGGGAGCACCCTCGGCACGCCGGCATATATGGCGCCGGAGCAGGCGGCGGGCGATCCCGACGCTGACCATCGCGCCGATATCTATGCCTGGGGATTGATCGCGTGGGAGTTGCTGGCGGGGCGGCATCCGTTTGCGGGGAAGGGATCGCTGCAAGCGATGGTGGTGGCGCAAATGACGGAGAAGCCAGCGCCGCTCGCATCAGCACGCCCCGATGCGCCCGCGGCACTCTGCGACGTGGTCGCTCGCGCGCTGGAAAAGGATCCTGCACGGCGTCCGGCGTCGGCGGGAGAGATTCTCGCTGCACTCGACCAGGCGGTCAGCACCGGATCGAGCGCTGCATCAGTTCCGAAGGGTTCGCGCAACAATTCCCGAAGGGTCGGCGGAATTCTCGCGATCGCAGTGATCGCGATCGTGGCAGCCGGCGTGTGGGTCCTTCGTGGTCATGCCGGCGCGAAAGCAACGACCGGTGCAGGGAAGTCGCTGGCGATCATTCCATTCGCGTCATCGGGAAATGACACGGCGAACGCCTATCTCGCCGAGGGCATCGGCGACGATGTGACCAACACGCTGTCGCAGATTCCGGGGTTGCGGCTCGCGGGCGAGCGTTCGGCGGCGAGCTACGCCGGAAAGGGAGCAACGACGCAGGAGATCGGCCGGGCGCTCCAGGTCAGTCAGGTCCTCGAGGGAACGGTTCGCCGCGACGGCGACCAGGTTCGCGTGTCGGTTGAATTGTCGAACACCAGCGATGGCCAGGTCGTCTGGCGCGAGAACTATCAGCACGCGGCCAATGACGTGCGCGCAGTGCAGGACGAGCTCGCGCGCGCCATCGCCGGGCAATTGCAGGTCACGTTGGCGAATACCGGAAGCGCCGCGCGCGGAACGAGCGATCCCGAAGCATACGATCTCTACCTCAAGGGGATGTATCTCTATCGTCGTCGCGGGCCGGGGATCACTGCGGCGATCGCCGATTTTGAACAGGCGACGGTTCGCGACAGCATGTTCGCGAGGGCGTGGGCTGCGCTGTCGAACGCATTGATGGTCTCACCGTCGTACACGCCGACGCGTACCGGTGACGTGCTGCCACGCGGGCGAGCAGCTGCGGAGCGTGCGGTCCGGCTCGATCCGACGCTGTCCGATGCTCACCTCGCGCTGGGATATGTCGATGCAGAGGCGTTCGACTGGCCAGAGGCGGAAGCCGAACTCAAGCGCGCCATCGCGCTCGACCCCAATGCCGCCGAGCCGCGCTACCGTCTCGGCTACACGCTGATGAACCAGGGGCGGCCGGCAGAGGCGATTCCAGTGCTCCAACGCGCTGTTTCGTGCGATCCCCTCTACTTCATGACTGCCGTCTATCTCGGTTGGGCCGAAGCGGAGTCGGGGCGCCCAGCCGAAGGACTGGAAGAGGCGCGGCGCGGCACGCAGATGGAGCCGTCAAGCGTGACTGCACTCTCGATCCTCGCGTTCGCCTTCGTGGAGGCAGGGTTCCCCGATTCCGCCGCATTCTATTCACGCCGGATCCTGGCAGTCTCCTCGGGCCCGGTGCGAATCGGCGTCGCGGCATCTGCGCTGGCCCGGTCGGGGAATGTCGCCGAAGCGCAAGCGCTGGTGAAGCGTCTGGTCGCGATGCCGGAAGGGGCGTGGACGCGATGGACCGGACTGGTGGTCGCGTATTCCGGGCTGAACGATACGACAGCGATGATCGACGCGATGGAACATGCCACGGCCGGCGACGGCGACGACTTCCCGACCTATGCCGCGCGGCTGGTCGGCACCTTCCCGAAATTGCCGCGCGTCGAGGCGGTGCTGCGGCGATACAACCTCGACCCGGCGCGGTTTGAGGGAAAGCGACAGTAA
- a CDS encoding beta-L-arabinofuranosidase domain-containing protein: MTMPSTRRDFLQQTAGAMAAFTVPRPVGAHAVPADHVRSTPSRVVAQPVPLSRVRLTGGPLRDAQQADMTYLLSLEPDRMLAFYRLRTGLPEKAQPYSGWDGPGHNLTGHVAGHYLSAVSLMYAATGDGRFKQRADDVVNGLKEVQDKNGDGYLSALEKGRDAFAALSRGDIKAAPFDLNGLWSPWYTLHKTFAGLRDAWRYTGNKTALTVETKFAVWAERTLAPLNDAQIQQMLNTEHGGMNEVLADLSADTGDARWMRLSRVFEHRVVVDPLKRGHDDLAGLHANCTIPKLIGSAARYVHTGSTADILAAGTFWSAVAEHHSFVTGGMGNNEYFFAADQDAAHLAGRSCESCNVYNMSKLSRTMFSLSPDPAYIDFLERSVFNHALASFNLDDGRMSYMVPVGRGVEQEYQDMHQDFTCCVGTGMENHALHGDGIYYESPDAVWVNLFAPSTADFAHGLRLAMETDFPEGERATIRVTPGAQREFTLMVRRPVWAGDQFAMRINGQEFAVPSIAKPASGGTGRQGAVDPHPSVVSTFVELRRVWRNGDVVEVALPKSLRLVPTPDDPKVAAIMWGPLVLAADWGPRLEGRAARTAAPPVPKLMTNGAPVAEWVVPGARPGDFHAVHVARVTGDSAPPGDVPLVPFYRSRGRRYSIYFDVLTQAEFDAKTG; the protein is encoded by the coding sequence ATGACGATGCCCTCGACACGACGTGATTTCCTGCAGCAGACGGCCGGCGCGATGGCGGCCTTCACCGTTCCGCGACCGGTCGGCGCGCACGCTGTACCTGCCGACCACGTGCGATCAACACCGTCGCGCGTCGTCGCGCAACCGGTGCCGCTCTCTCGCGTCCGACTGACCGGCGGCCCCCTGCGCGACGCGCAACAAGCGGATATGACGTATCTGCTCTCCCTCGAACCCGACCGGATGCTCGCCTTCTACCGCCTGCGCACCGGCCTCCCGGAAAAGGCGCAGCCGTACAGCGGCTGGGACGGCCCGGGGCACAACCTCACCGGTCACGTCGCCGGTCACTATCTCTCGGCGGTTTCCCTGATGTATGCGGCGACCGGCGACGGGCGGTTCAAGCAACGCGCCGACGACGTGGTGAATGGACTCAAGGAGGTGCAGGACAAGAACGGCGACGGCTATCTCTCCGCGCTGGAAAAGGGGCGCGATGCATTCGCGGCGTTGTCGCGGGGCGACATCAAGGCGGCGCCGTTCGACCTCAACGGACTCTGGTCGCCGTGGTACACGCTGCACAAGACCTTCGCCGGACTGCGCGACGCGTGGCGCTACACCGGCAACAAGACAGCACTCACTGTCGAAACGAAATTCGCAGTGTGGGCCGAACGGACGCTGGCGCCGCTCAACGACGCCCAGATTCAGCAGATGCTGAATACCGAGCACGGTGGAATGAACGAGGTCCTCGCGGATCTGTCGGCTGACACCGGCGACGCACGCTGGATGCGCCTGTCGCGCGTCTTCGAGCACCGCGTGGTGGTGGACCCGCTCAAGCGCGGCCACGACGATCTCGCCGGCCTTCACGCCAATTGCACCATCCCCAAGCTGATCGGTTCGGCGGCGCGATACGTCCACACCGGTTCCACCGCCGACATCCTCGCCGCAGGAACGTTCTGGTCCGCCGTTGCCGAGCACCACAGCTTCGTCACCGGCGGGATGGGGAACAACGAATACTTCTTTGCCGCCGATCAGGATGCGGCGCATCTCGCCGGCCGCAGCTGCGAATCGTGCAACGTCTACAACATGTCGAAGCTGAGTCGCACGATGTTCTCGCTCTCTCCTGATCCGGCGTACATCGACTTCCTCGAACGGTCGGTCTTCAATCATGCGCTGGCGTCGTTCAACCTCGACGACGGGCGGATGTCGTACATGGTGCCGGTCGGCCGCGGGGTCGAACAGGAGTACCAGGACATGCACCAGGACTTCACCTGTTGCGTCGGCACCGGCATGGAGAATCATGCGCTGCACGGCGACGGGATCTACTACGAATCGCCCGATGCGGTGTGGGTCAACCTCTTTGCGCCGTCGACAGCGGACTTCGCTCACGGACTCCGGCTCGCGATGGAGACGGACTTTCCCGAAGGCGAGCGCGCCACGATCCGGGTCACGCCGGGTGCGCAGCGCGAATTCACCCTGATGGTGCGCCGCCCGGTGTGGGCCGGTGACCAGTTCGCCATGCGGATCAACGGACAGGAGTTCGCAGTCCCGTCGATCGCGAAGCCGGCGAGCGGTGGCACCGGCCGGCAGGGTGCAGTCGATCCGCACCCGAGCGTGGTGAGCACCTTCGTCGAGTTGCGTCGCGTCTGGCGGAACGGTGATGTCGTGGAAGTGGCACTCCCCAAGTCGTTGCGGCTGGTGCCAACGCCCGATGATCCGAAGGTCGCGGCGATCATGTGGGGACCGCTCGTTCTTGCCGCCGATTGGGGCCCCAGGCTTGAGGGCCGCGCGGCGCGCACTGCCGCGCCACCGGTACCGAAGCTGATGACCAACGGCGCGCCGGTCGCCGAGTGGGTGGTGCCGGGTGCGCGTCCCGGAGACTTTCACGCCGTGCACGTCGCACGCGTGACCGGAGACTCGGCGCCGCCAGGCGACGTGCCGCTGGTGCCGTTCTATCGCAGTCGCGGACGGCGGTACAGCATCTACTTCGACGTCCTCACGCAGGCGGAGTTCGACGCGAAGACGGGGTGA